The Candidatus Saccharimonadales bacterium genomic sequence GTATTAAACCAGATCAAGCCGTGATTCACAACGGCCTGATGATTGGTGTCATTGGTTTTGTAGAGGCTAACTCGGCGACAGTTTTGCTAGTCGGTGATCCAGAAGTAAAAATCGCGGTCAACGTCAACGGAGCCGACGGATTGGTAGAAGCTAAAGCCGGCGGCAAAGTGGTGACAAATTTAAATCAGGTTGAATTCAGCCCGGGACAAACAGTTATTACCAGCGGGCTAGGGGGATTGTACCCACCAGGATTGGTAATTGGCCAACTTGGGGCTAATCTACCAACCGAGTTTTTCAGCGAATACGTATTGGAACAGGACTTTAGTGTTGGTGAAATCAGCTTCGTTCAGGTGCTGGTCCTATGAGGTGGGGGTTAATCCTGACAATTGCCTTGGGCGGTCTGGTGGAGGTGCTTTTTATCGAAGAGCTGTCGTTTGGGCCAATCCATTTGCCGATATTATTGATATCACTGATGGTAGCTGGCTGGAATGATTGG encodes the following:
- the mreC gene encoding rod shape-determining protein MreC; the protein is MKSTFQPLALIVGLALLVGLRLVANYDPIAEFIQSRLPTHQSAPSTPSDPRLEQLNKQINSLKSALDFKSNHTGRLIGLNILNKTTASFRLSLKIDGGKEVGIKPDQAVIHNGLMIGVIGFVEANSATVLLVGDPEVKIAVNVNGADGLVEAKAGGKVVTNLNQVEFSPGQTVITSGLGGLYPPGLVIGQLGANLPTEFFSEYVLEQDFSVGEISFVQVLVL